Below is a window of Campylobacter canadensis DNA.
TATTCTTTAATTAATACAGAATTTTTGCCATTATTTTTTACATAATACAAATTATTGTCTATAAGCTGTATGTATTTATCAAAATCGTTGTAATTAAATACAAGTTTAAATACAGCAGCACCTATTGAAACACTTGATAAAAATTGCCCTTGATAAAATGGGTATTTTGCAAATTCTTTTCTAAAATTATCACATTTTTCATAAAAGTTTTCTTTATCAAAACGAGTAGAAAAAACAATAAATTCCTCTCCACCCCATCTACAAACAATATCATCACTAAAATTTTTATTAAGCAATGTTGCACATACTTTTAATACCTCATCTCCTGCGTTATGTCCATAATTATCATTAATTTTTTTAAAAAAATCTATATCCATAATTGCAAAGCAAAAATTATTTATATCTTTTTGCTTTTTTATTTTTTCAATAAAGGCTCTTCTATTTAATAAAGCAGTTAGCGAATCTATTGAGGCATTGTATTCTAAAACCAAATTAGTTTCTTCTTTATCTTTAATAGAAATTGTAAGTCTAATTCTTAATAAATACATAGCTAAAAATATAATTGAAGTAGCAATAAATGAATGTCCTATGTAAAAGATTTCATCTAAATTCTTACCATTTACAACAAAGTTATAATTAAAACCTATATTTTTTACTTCAATTAAATAATATAATAATTCAAAAACAAAGGTTTGAATAAAGGCGATTAAATATACAATCTTACTACTTTTATAATCACCAACATAACAAAACGCAATACAAGGCAATAAAAAGTATTCCGCACCAAAATCCCAGCCAAAATAAAAATTCATACTACAAGCATACAAAATACAAGCTGTGTGAATAGCAAAGGCTATTACATTTATATTATCTTTTCTAACTGCTTTAAGTACAATAATATACATAGCACTTATAAAATATGAAACCATAGCAGGAATTACAAAACTATAATGCCATAAAATAATACCTAAAATAATGTGTAGAACACAAAATAAAACACAAATAGCCTTACCTATTTTTAATGCCATTTCTAAATCTTGCTTGTTCAAAAAAGTTCCCATCCTACTGCTCTTAAATATTTACAAATATTGCTTGATTTTTTCCATTATTCTTGCCATTATACAAAGCACCATCAGCCTTAGTTAACATACTATCAACATTAAAAATACTGTGAGTAAAAGCTACTCCTAATGTGATTGTTGCACTTATATTATTTTTTAAATCTTTGTGCTTGTATAAAGAATAATTTTTCACAAAATTATCACTCATTTTTTTTACATCATCAAAAGAATAATTAATAAAAGCAATTAAAAATTCTTCTCCGCCCCATCTTGAAATATAAATATTTTTTTTGTTTAAATGCTGCTTAAAAACATTAGCAGAATTTTGCAATACTACATCTCCAAAATTATGTCCATAAGTATCATTTATATTTTTAAAATTATCAATATCAGCTATTGCAATCGCAAAAGAATTAATTTTTGAATTTTTAAATTTATTTGAGCTTTCTTCTAAAATAATATTCATAGCTCTACGATTTAAAAGACCTGTAAGATAGTCGTTTTCAGCTTTGTATCTTAATATATTTTGTTGTTCGTTTAAATCATCTAAAATTTGAATATTTTGTCTTTCATAAAATTTAGTATAAATTACTATTACAATAAACATTCCTAAACTATTTAAAATGTTAATATAAACCATATAAGGGCTTGGATAATTTGGAGTATCTTTTGTAAAATAAAATGTTATAAAAAACAAAATCATCTCAGTTATTCCAACTACAAGCGGTAAAGTAGATGAGCGTATATCTTGCATATAACCTAAAGAAAGTAATAAGACAATAATAACGCTAAAACCGTAACCCCAACCTAATTTATAAGTGCAATAACAGCAAGTGAGCATAATTACAATATGTGCAAAAATTGTTGCTAAGTTATAAAGTATCTTTTTTATAAATACAAAATAATATAAACTTGCACAAATAAAAATTTGCATTATAAAAAAATCTTGTAAAATATAAATTCCAAAAAAATAAAAACCACACAAATATGCAATATGAGTTACCAATAACATTACAACGGTATATTTTACAAAACTATCTACATCATTAATTTTACCTTGCAACTCATCTCCTTTTTTGGCTAGAGAGTAGAGGAATCGAACCTCTCGCAACATAGTCAACTATCCTGCCTAATGATTTGAAGTCATCGGGCTACACCAGTAGGCCAAACTCTCCATTAAAATTAAAAAAATCTTATTTTAAAATATTATGTTTAATAAGCAAAGCTTCTTTTATTGAAAATGAACTTATTATAAAAGTATCTTCTTTAAATAAAAAATTTAGCAAATAACAAGCAATTAAAACAGCGAATTTTCTGTTCTTTCCAATTATAAATTCAATTTGTTCTTCGTTACTTGTTTCTAAAAAATTACTTAGATTTATAATTTCATCTTTATTTATTAATTGTTTATGATAAAGAGTATCATCAACATCTTTATAATATTTATTTTCCTTTAAACTTTTTGCAAAAATAGCACTTTTGCTTGTTAAAACTATTTTTAAGCCTTCTTTTAATTTAAAATTATTTATTTTTTTATTTAAAAATTCTTGCACAAAATCTCTTAAATTCGCTTTACTTTTTTTATATTCTTCATAAATACTAAGTAAGCCAAAATCAAAATAAATTTTTTCATCATTTGAAGTAATTTCACAAGAATTTCCGCCAATATCAACTAAATAAAAATCATCATAGCCTAAATTTTTATTAGCTAATCTTGTTAAAGCAGCTTCTTCTTCTTGAGTTAATATTTGCACCTTTAAATTAAATTTTTTATATAAAAGCTCTAAAATCTCTTTTGCATTATTTATTCTTCTAAAAACTGCTGTACTAAGCGCAAAAGCATTCTTTAAATCAAAAATAGTGCTTAAATAAGTAAATTCATTTATTAAAACTTTAATTCCATCAGCATTTAAACAATTATTTTGCACAAACAAAGCAAGGTTTAAAACCTTTTCATAATTTTTTAATTTATTATTTTTTAAATATGCTATTTTTAAAGTATTTGAGCCTATATCAATGGCTGCATTTTTAATCATTTTTTTCCTTTTTAAAAATAATTTAAGCTAATTTTATAACAATTTCACTTCAATTTTAATAAAAGGTGATAAATGTCAAAAGATAATATTTTTATAGGTATTGCATACGCTTTAGTCTGCATTGCTTTTTTATATTGGGGTTATTCTTACACAAACGCATATATTTTTTTCATAATAGCTGCAATTTTTGGATTTTTCCTAGCTTTTAATATTGGTGCAAATGATGTAGCAAACGCTTTTGGAACCAGTGTTGGAGCAAAAACTCTTACAATAAAACAAGCTTTAATAATAGCTGCGATTTTTGAATTTAGCGGTGCTTTTTTTGCTGGCGGAGAAGTAACATCAACAATTAAAAGTGGAATAATTACAAATGGTGAGAGTATGCAAGCAAAGTATTTTGCCTTTGTAATGATGAGTGCTTTAATATCTTCTAGTATTTGGATTTTTATAGCAACTTTTAAAAGCCTTCCAGTAAGCTCAACTCACTCAATAATTGGTGGTATTTTAGGAGCTGCTTTATGTTTAAATGCAATAAACATAAATCCATCAGCAAACATAGATTGGAATGTTATTTTAACTATTGTTTCAAGCTGGGTTATTTCTCCTTTAATGGGTGGAATTTTAAGTTATATTATTTATGCTTTAATTTTTAAATTTATTCTAGTTCCAATCAAACAAAAAACAATAGAATTAAAAAATATTAAAAAAGATAAAGAAAATTACAAAAAAGATTACATTGATACTTTTATGCAAAGCGATAAATCCTATCAGCATAGCGAACTTTATGGAATTTTACTTAATCAAAACTCTACTTACAACGAAAAAATGAAAGAATTTAACAAAGCAGAAAAAAACCTAAATATAAATAAACTTTTATCATCAAGAATCCCGCTTTTAGCATCTTTAATTGCTTTGGTAATCAGCACAATGCTATTTTATAAAGCTTTAAAAAATGTAAATACAGGACTTAGCAATTTTAGTACTATTTTAGTTATTTTAATAATTTGCGTAAGTGCTTATATTTTAAGCAGTGGGATTATAAATATTATGAAAAAAGGAGAGCCAAAAAAGGCTGTAAATCGTATTTTTTCTTGGTTTCAAATATTTACTGCTTGTACTTTTGCCTTTTCTCACGGTGCAAATGATATTTCAAATGCTGTAGGTCCTTTTGTTGCAATTTTAGACTACTTGCACGAAAATACTATAAACGCAAAGGCTGCTGTGCCTACTTTTGTTATGCTTGTTTTTTCTTTTTCTTTAGTTTTAGGACTTTGGTATTTAGGTAAAAGTGTGATTAAAACCGTAGGAAAAAATCTAGCAAAGATTAAACCAACTACAGGTTTTAGTGCTGAATTTGGTGCAGCAATAGTTATTTTACTTGCAACTGCATTTGGAATTCCAATTAGCTCAACTCATGTTTTAATAGGTGCTGTTCTTGGGATTGGTGTATTTAATAAAAATGCTAATTTTAAAACTATGAAGCCAATAGCTCTTGCTTGGGTTGTAACCCTACCTGCTAGTGCTTTTATTAGTGCAATTGCCTTTGTGCTTTTATATAACTTTTTATAATTTTATAAAAATAAGCTTATTTTAAGTATAATTTAAGCTTATTTTTCATAATATAAAACTTTTAAATTCAAAAAAAGGAAATGCAATGAAAAAGATTTTTCAATTCTCATTTAAATACTCAAACTTTTTCTTGCATCTACATTAATTCTTAAAACTTATTTAATTTTTTCAATTTTTTTATTTTTATTTTTATAAATTATTTTTAAAAGGATAACTATGTTAAGTAACCCTGTTTTAATAAGCGTTTTTATAATGCTTTTACTTTGTGTTTTAAGATTTAATGTTTTTTTAGCGGTCTTGGTTTCAGGACTTTTAGCTGGAATGATGAGTGCAAAATTTTCTAATTTTAGTGAATTTTTTTCAAGCTTAAATGATGTTATGAATAATTTTATTACAGGAATGCACGCTAATTTAGAAACCTCACTTTCTTATGTTTTAGTTGGTGCTTTGGCTATTGCGGTTGGTAATAGCAATTTAACTGCTTATTTAGTGAAAATAATTAGCAAATATTTATCAAACAAAAAAGCATTATTATTAATAACAATTGCGTTTTTTTCTTGCTTTTCGCAGAATTTAATACCAATTCACATAGCATTTATACCAATTTTAATACCACCACTTTTAAGCTTATTTAATAAACTTAAAATAGATAGAAGAGCAGTTGCTTGTGCTATTACTTTTGGTATTACAACTCCTTATATGACTATGCCACTTGGTTTTGGACTAATATTTGCTAATATAATTACAAAAGAATTAAATAATTCAGGTGTAACAACTGTTTTAAGTGAGGTAACAAGCGTAACTCCTTATTTATTTATACCTATGATTTTTGGTTTAATTTGCTCTTTAGCTTTTTATTACAAACCTAGAGAATATAAGCAATTAGAAGTAAAATATAAGGATTTAAGCAATATTCAATTTACAAAAAAAGAGCTAAGTGTTAGTTTTGGTCTTATAATAACTCTTATTATGCAATTATTAATAGGCTCTTTACCATTATCAGCACTTTTAGGATTTTTAGCAATTTGCCTTACTAAAGGAATTGATTATAAAGAAATTAATAATATTTTTAAACAAGGTTTTGAATTAATGGGCTATGTAGCATTTATAATGTTAATTGCTGCTGGTTTTGGAAGTATTTTAAGAGCTAGTGGTGGTATTAGTCAAATTGTAGAATTAGCAACAATACTAACTCAAAATAAAATTATTATTGCCTTTATAATGATGTGTGTTGGTTTGTTAATTACCTTAGGAATTGGTTCATCTTTTGGAACTATACCTATTATTGCTACTTTATTTATACCAATTTGTGTTGAATTTGGCTTTAGTAAAGAGGCTATTATTTTCTTAATTGCTGCTGCTGGTGCTGTTGGGGATACTGGTTCTCCTGCTAGTGAGGCTACTTTGGGTGTTGATGTTGGGCTTAATGCTGATGGGCAAAACGACCACATAAAAGATGTTTGCATACCTACTTTTATATTTTATAACATACCTTTAGTTGTAATTGGGACAATAATTACTGTCTTATTGTAAGAAAAAAAGGATTTAAGAAATTAAATCCTTTTATAAGCTTTAATAAGCGATGTGATTTCATTTTCATAAGGAAATCTTTCGCTATCACAAGCGATTAAATCCTTTTTAGAATAAATAACCTCTGAATCAAGCATAATTATAAAATCACCCTTAGAACCAATTTGAAATTCAACGCTTATTCCATCAAAAGAACCTATGAGTTCGTCTGCAAGCCTTGCAGCATGCGGTTCATAATTTCAAGCGTTACAATAAATAATTTTTGCTTTCATTTTTTCTCCTTTTACTTAATTTATGAAAAAAATGTAAATATTTATTTTCATCATGTATTATTTTCTAATAAAAAATATTATCTAATAAAAAGGATTTTAAAAATATGGATTGTCTTGAATTATTAAAAGAAAAAAAATTAAAAGCAACACCACAAAGACTTAGTATCTTAAACATATTGCTAAAACACGAGCATCCAAATATTGATGAATTGTACGAGCAAATAAAGGCTAAAAACCCTACAATATCTTTAGCAACCGTTTATAAAAATTTAAATACTATGATTGAAGAAGGACTAGTAATTGAAATAGCAGTTGCAAATAAAAAAACAAGATATGATATTTATGAATACGAGCATATTCATTTAATTTGCAAAAATTGTGGGCATATTTATGACTTAAATAAAGAAAAAGCCTTTTTAAAAGAGTACGAGCAAATGCTTGCAAAAGAAGTAAAAAGTAAAATTAATGAAATAAAAGTTGTAACATATCTTGAAAATTGCTCTAATTGCTAATAAAATACAAGCAAAGGAGATTTTATGAATCATTATTTACAATTATCGTTTAA
It encodes the following:
- a CDS encoding GGDEF domain-containing protein; its protein translation is MGTFLNKQDLEMALKIGKAICVLFCVLHIILGIILWHYSFVIPAMVSYFISAMYIIVLKAVRKDNINVIAFAIHTACILYACSMNFYFGWDFGAEYFLLPCIAFCYVGDYKSSKIVYLIAFIQTFVFELLYYLIEVKNIGFNYNFVVNGKNLDEIFYIGHSFIATSIIFLAMYLLRIRLTISIKDKEETNLVLEYNASIDSLTALLNRRAFIEKIKKQKDINNFCFAIMDIDFFKKINDNYGHNAGDEVLKVCATLLNKNFSDDIVCRWGGEEFIVFSTRFDKENFYEKCDNFRKEFAKYPFYQGQFLSSVSIGAAVFKLVFNYNDFDKYIQLIDNNLYYVKNNGKNSVLIKEYEYQN
- a CDS encoding GGDEF domain-containing protein → MQGKINDVDSFVKYTVVMLLVTHIAYLCGFYFFGIYILQDFFIMQIFICASLYYFVFIKKILYNLATIFAHIVIMLTCCYCTYKLGWGYGFSVIIVLLLSLGYMQDIRSSTLPLVVGITEMILFFITFYFTKDTPNYPSPYMVYINILNSLGMFIVIVIYTKFYERQNIQILDDLNEQQNILRYKAENDYLTGLLNRRAMNIILEESSNKFKNSKINSFAIAIADIDNFKNINDTYGHNFGDVVLQNSANVFKQHLNKKNIYISRWGGEEFLIAFINYSFDDVKKMSDNFVKNYSLYKHKDLKNNISATITLGVAFTHSIFNVDSMLTKADGALYNGKNNGKNQAIFVNI
- a CDS encoding Ppx/GppA phosphatase family protein, which translates into the protein MIKNAAIDIGSNTLKIAYLKNNKLKNYEKVLNLALFVQNNCLNADGIKVLINEFTYLSTIFDLKNAFALSTAVFRRINNAKEILELLYKKFNLKVQILTQEEEAALTRLANKNLGYDDFYLVDIGGNSCEITSNDEKIYFDFGLLSIYEEYKKSKANLRDFVQEFLNKKINNFKLKEGLKIVLTSKSAIFAKSLKENKYYKDVDDTLYHKQLINKDEIINLSNFLETSNEEQIEFIIGKNRKFAVLIACYLLNFLFKEDTFIISSFSIKEALLIKHNILK
- a CDS encoding inorganic phosphate transporter — protein: MSKDNIFIGIAYALVCIAFLYWGYSYTNAYIFFIIAAIFGFFLAFNIGANDVANAFGTSVGAKTLTIKQALIIAAIFEFSGAFFAGGEVTSTIKSGIITNGESMQAKYFAFVMMSALISSSIWIFIATFKSLPVSSTHSIIGGILGAALCLNAININPSANIDWNVILTIVSSWVISPLMGGILSYIIYALIFKFILVPIKQKTIELKNIKKDKENYKKDYIDTFMQSDKSYQHSELYGILLNQNSTYNEKMKEFNKAEKNLNINKLLSSRIPLLASLIALVISTMLFYKALKNVNTGLSNFSTILVILIICVSAYILSSGIINIMKKGEPKKAVNRIFSWFQIFTACTFAFSHGANDISNAVGPFVAILDYLHENTINAKAAVPTFVMLVFSFSLVLGLWYLGKSVIKTVGKNLAKIKPTTGFSAEFGAAIVILLATAFGIPISSTHVLIGAVLGIGVFNKNANFKTMKPIALAWVVTLPASAFISAIAFVLLYNFL
- a CDS encoding Na+/H+ antiporter NhaC family protein produces the protein MTMLSNPVLISVFIMLLLCVLRFNVFLAVLVSGLLAGMMSAKFSNFSEFFSSLNDVMNNFITGMHANLETSLSYVLVGALAIAVGNSNLTAYLVKIISKYLSNKKALLLITIAFFSCFSQNLIPIHIAFIPILIPPLLSLFNKLKIDRRAVACAITFGITTPYMTMPLGFGLIFANIITKELNNSGVTTVLSEVTSVTPYLFIPMIFGLICSLAFYYKPREYKQLEVKYKDLSNIQFTKKELSVSFGLIITLIMQLLIGSLPLSALLGFLAICLTKGIDYKEINNIFKQGFELMGYVAFIMLIAAGFGSILRASGGISQIVELATILTQNKIIIAFIMMCVGLLITLGIGSSFGTIPIIATLFIPICVEFGFSKEAIIFLIAAAGAVGDTGSPASEATLGVDVGLNADGQNDHIKDVCIPTFIFYNIPLVVIGTIITVLL
- a CDS encoding Fur family transcriptional regulator gives rise to the protein MDCLELLKEKKLKATPQRLSILNILLKHEHPNIDELYEQIKAKNPTISLATVYKNLNTMIEEGLVIEIAVANKKTRYDIYEYEHIHLICKNCGHIYDLNKEKAFLKEYEQMLAKEVKSKINEIKVVTYLENCSNC